Genomic window (Acinonyx jubatus isolate Ajub_Pintada_27869175 chromosome B1, VMU_Ajub_asm_v1.0, whole genome shotgun sequence):
TCAGAACCAATCACAAGCCCTTGAAACTTTTATTGTTTCTCATCTAGTgttcttatttatatataaaaaaggaaacaaagagggGAGCTCAATCATTATGGCTCTATAAAGTTACatactttatattattatttttcctctgctCAGTGTAAATATTTAACCTCAATAAGAATGTGTTAGCCTAttggcttttctttccttgtgaacCAGGGACAATGGGAATATTCCCAAATCAAGTTTTACACACAGAGTGAGCACTGGAATGAGGGTTCGAAGAACTGCTTCTATTCCTTACGCTGGATTTATTAAAGTGTCTCATGCTCCACAACAATCCAGGGGGAGTGGCATCAGATCTTCACCTACTACATGTGAAAACTGGGGTCAGGCAATGCTTGTGATTTATACAGGGGTACAAGATTTAGTAAGTGCAAGTCAGAGTGACTGACATGTTCTGGTTTGCCCAGGACTTTCTTGCTTTAGCCCTGAAAGCCTCACGTCTTGACAACCCTTTCAGTCCCTGGCAAATACAGATCCACAATCACCCTAGTTGCAGTCAGAGATTGCAATCTGTACACTGGGCTACAACCCTATTCTCCATAACATCCTGAAGTCATTACTTCTAATGCTCAAGTTACTTGCAGATCTGTGACTTGTTCTCTCAACTAACAGCTCTACAGAGAACTTTTGGGAAGAGTGAATAGATGATATCTTCATCTATATTCTTCTAAtaacaatcaaaaataaataagcattagaataGGTATTCAATAAAAGTTCATTGAATTCCAGAGTATTCTTTAATTGTGGTTAAAGACGAATTAGGCCTACAGGGAAGGTGTAGAATTGGATCTATTAAGTCATCACAAAAGCCGCAGTATTGGACCCCTAGATTCTCACCCGAGTAGTTTGGGCCCTTATCAATGATGTAGTAGAACAAAGATGTTAGCAGTGCTGAGTATTAGTTCAGCTTTTGACACTAAAATGACTTTGGCAAGCCACTTCCTGTGCACTTCAACCAGCTGAAATGTAAAAGCAGGAAGGTGGGACCAGGTGACTTCTAAGAACTCTTACAGTCTTAGCGTAATAGGCTTTGAGCCACAAAGAGTAAACAATGTTAAGGGTTCActgatggggcccctgggtggtgcagttggctaagtgtctgactccagctcaggtcatgatctcacagtttgtgggttcaagctccatatctgtgctgacagctcggagcctggagcctgcttcagattctgtgtctccctctttctctctctgtccctcccccactcacattctatctctcttgctctctcaaaaataaacattaaaaaaaatgagttaactGATGAAACAAAATTGGATTATAAGCTGTGCCTTCAGTAGAATTCAAAAATGGATATTGTTAGTTCTCAcgggtttcttcctcttctcagcaATGTCTGTGAATATCTAACTCTTCCTACCAACACGGAAAGTACCCATGGTCTTTTGTGTTCTTTCTGCACTCCTACTAGCAAGTGAAGATAAACTGATTTGCTCCCTTACTTGATCTCTAAGTTCTGTCTTTTCCTTGGTAACCCAGATTTGCTAATAAGTTTACTGGACTGATTGACAATCTATTAAAAATAACCGGCATTAAAACATTCCATTTGAACTATCCTGTGCTGTATGTAGCtgtcacttttctctttccataattccatgttgatttatttgtaaCATCTTTCTCAGGTATTTATATTGCATCTCCCCTAATGACCACATAAATTAAGCAGATAAAAGAGAGAACAAATCAGCATCATGAGAAACCTATTCTGTCCTGGTCCAAGGTTCTATACTTACCAAAGGATTTGGCAGAAGAAAGCCATACTCTTCAGAAATATGAAATCTTCCTAAAGATAATAATGGTATTGTCTTCAAATTCTGACTTTGAGGTTCCATAATTTTGTCTGAAGTATTTGCACTAAAGCCAGTCCTGAGTGACAACGATTCCAAATATACCAAAGACCCAGGTTGAGGGAGCTTCAGGATGGCATCTTCTTGCTGCAATTCTGCAGTGTCTCAGCAACAGAGGAGAACCTTGGTCTGAGGTTGAATTCCAGAATGCCATAAACTTTCTCTGACACAAGGTTGAGTAAACAATTAGAGACTGCTGActaaaacaaacaggcaaacagaatcacaaaagaaaaaaaaaatatctccttTCTTTTTACACACATGTAGTAAGAGAAAATTGGTTTTAAAGATTGGTTTTAAGTCCAAAGACAATTTGTTCTCCTTTGGAAAAGGGGAAATGAGCTAGTACTTTGGTTATGGCTGATTCCAAATATCCTGACAGTAATCTTGTCCAAAATGAATTTTGACAACAGGATTTTTATCCCAAAGGAGTGAATGATTAAAACTGGAAGTGAGTCACCTTTAGACAGATATTTCAGTGGTTGGTGGTGACTGGAGATCAGAGGAAGACTCTAAATACATATCAGAACCTCAGAGGGGGTCTGAACAATATATTCTAAACAACTGCTTTGATttactttaagaaataacatttaatcattttttgaaATCTTTAGCCACAATAAGGaggacataaatatttttaacaaatgaagtAGTGGATATTAATAAACTTAGGAGTCTGAACAGAGTATTTGATTGAACCCTCTACCTTTATCAACCATCTTTTGAGAAACTTCTACTAAAATGGGTGACTTTACCTATGAAGGAACTACTACTTTTACTGATTTTACAGAGTAGTAAACTGAGGAACACCATATAGATAACCCTGTCTATTGTCACTCCACTAATTATTGGCAGAGTGAGGACTAGAGCTGAggtatcttaaatttctttttaatgttttttatttatttttgagacagagaatgaacgggggaggggcagagagagagggagacacagaatcggaagcaggctccaggctctgaaccatcagcccagagcccgacgcggggctcgaactcacggaccgcgagattgtgacctgagctgaagtcggacgcttaaccgactgagccacccaggcgcccctagagctgAGGTATCTTGATTTCCAAGCCATTGCTGTGTTCCCTAGATCAGGCTGCCAGACTGTCAAAAGTGCTCTTACAGTtcgtttgttttttgagaaagagagagagagagggagagaaggagagagagagagagacagcatgtgcacacacgtatGCTCTctaacaggggagggacagagagagagaagaagagaaccttttttaaaaaaggtgtttctttatttattgtgagagagagagagagagaggagaagtgcagaaagagagggagagagaatcccaagcacacccCGCACTCAGGATGGAGCCTGACtgagggctcaatctcacgatcatgagatcatgacctgaactgaaatcaagagttggatgcttaaccaagtgaaccaccaGGTGCTCCTATAGTTTGAATTTTCTTTACTATGGAGCCAGGTTATAAGTTCCAGTCCATAGATCTGCAGTATGGAAATTCTGAAGACTCTACCTTTTGCCAAATGAACCCTAAACTTAGGTCAAAAGTTGTAGACAAATTTATTTGGAAGCTAATTTATCTGAATTcatcttcttcttccctttctctatgATAAATAGAAAAGCTAAGAGCAGGAAGTTCTCTGATCATTCATTGAACAGTTCCTACAGAAGGTTCAACTTTAAAAGTTGTCTTTCAAAAGTAGCCTAATtagtctatgtatctgtttttgtgccaataccatactgtcttgatgattacagctttgaagtacaggctaaagtctgggattatgatgcctccagatttggttttctttttcaacagtactttgcctattcagggtcttttgtggttctatacaaattttagggctgtttgttctagctctgagaagaatgctggaggcaattttgattgggattgcactgaatgtgtagattgctttgggtagtatcaacattttgtccatatttattctttcaatccatgaacatggaaggtttttccatttctttgtgtctttttcaattactttcataagttttctatagttttaagcatacaggtcttttacatctttggttaggtttaattctaggtattttatgggttttggtgcaattgtaaatggggtcaaatagagaacccagaaatggacccacaaatgtacggccagctaatctttgacaaaacaggaaagagtatccagtggaattAAGGCAGtatctttagcaaatggtgctgtgagaactgtacagcaacatgcagaataatgaaactggaccactttcttacacaatatacaaaagtaaactcgaaatgggtgaaagacctaaatgtgaaacaggaaaccatcaaaaccctaggagaaagcagacaacaCCCTCTTTCATCTCaaccgcagcaacttcttactcaacatacctccaaaggcaagggaaacaaaagcaaaaatgaagtattgggacctcatcaagataaaaagcttctgcacagtgaagaaaacaacaagcaaaactaaaaggcaactgacggaataggagaagatatttgcaaatgacgtctcagaaaaagggttagtatccaaaatctataaagaacttaccaaactcaacacccgaaaaacaatctGGTGAAtaaatgggcataagacatgaacagacacttcctaagaagacatccaaatggccaacagacacatgaaaagatgctcaacatcactcatcatcagggaaatacaaatcaaaaccaaactgagatgctacctcacaccagtcagagtggctaaaattaacaactcaggaaacaacacatgCTGGcaaggaatcctcttgcactgttggggggcatgaaaactggtacagctactctggaaaacagtgtggaggttcctcaaaaaattagaaacagaattaccctatgacccagcaatagccctactaagaatttacccaacggatacaggagtgttgattcataggggcacatgcatcccaatgtttatagcagctctatcaacaatagccaaattatggaaagagcccaaatgttcatcaactgatgaatggataaagaagatatggtttatatatacaatggaatattacttggcaatgagaaagagtgaaatcttgctatttgcaacaatgtggatggaactggagggtattctgctaagtgaaataagtcagtcagagaaagatatcatatgttttcacttatatgtggaactcgagaaacttaacagaagaccatgggaaaagggaaggggaataaaatagtttcaaacagagagggaggcaaaccataagagattcttaaatacagagaacagaggttgaagggggtggggggaggggaaaatgggtgatgggtgatgaggagggcacttgttgggatgagcactgggtcttgtatgtaagcgatgaatcataggaatctactcccgaaaccaagagcacactacgtacactgtatgctagctaacttgatgataaattttatttagaaaaaaaaatttttaagtatcctTATTGATTTATGCTCCATCTGACACCTGAGAGCCATTTTCAGTTATCTACTTTCCCTCAACCCAATATTCAACCAGTCTTGACATTCAGTTTCCTACACCTTCTAAATGCAATTTCTCAAACTTTATACCTTTGGTCATCTTGTTTTCTCCTACAGTTTCAGATGAACAGATGGCccagttatttttgtttatgctAGTCATGTTATTTTTCATCCATTCCCTCTATACCGTCTCAAGAATTTACTATAACATTATAAAAgtatagaataataaaatatcagaacTGAAAGGAACATTATAGGATAAAAGATCTAGTTCAACACCCtcattaaatatgtgaaaagctTGACATTTATGGGAGTGAAATGACTTATCAACTGTCATCAACAATCCATTCTTGCACGGGAGGATTGGACTGCAATTCTGACTAGCTGCCTCTCAGCCCAGAATGTCCCATTGTGAAATCAGCTAGGCCTACCTGAGTATGAATCTCTATCACCTACCCATTATGTGGCTTTTTAACAGGTGGCTTAAAATTCTGAGGCTCTGTTTCCACATGTGCAGAAAATAGCAACATTTATCCAAGAGAcattttggaataaataaatgagaaaccagaaatgaaacatttatcaGACAACAGTAAATGCTATTTTTCTCATGCTTTTTTCACCTCATTCTggaaatcctttttaaaaaccttttcctggttttctttgcTATCATTCTGATTATATCCTTTCCTGTTCCAATCTCTGACTCCATTTTTTATATCAGCCCTGATATACAATTTGTACATATTCTCTACTTCAGTGTGCTTATGTATTTCCATCGGATCTTAACCATCAATTCTATATGCCCAGGTTCCCAAATCTGCATAttgtggggggccgggccccggtgccaggctgagaccaggTTGAGCGATgttccctgttgactcagccaacccggtggttccccctcccattcatgTGGGAGGCCGGGCCCGGCGCCAGtctgagaccgggtcgagcaacaTTCCCTGTTGATTTAGCCAACCctgtggttccccctcccattcccccactttcaagggcatacaaaagccttgtcaaggctgagaaagttaattcctgaagcctgtggtctgcaggtgttggcagtaatgctacctccctttttctatcccaagtcagatagaaacaaacatgggaattgtgttttgctagcaatcttatcaacaaggtcttgttgtGCCCTGTCTAGAAAAttcacaagaaacacagaactaaatgttttagTTGGCAGTGATTATGTGAAACCTgattattcttagaatgacctgatccataagagtcttatattataaaagattgtgtacagcaacaataaagtcatcacttgggccatcagcccaggggaccctcctgttcccaaactttctcttctctcttttttcttgcattcccctaccctcaggaccctgaccttGGTGTTTGTCATGCCAGTCGTGACAAGTGGCGCCCAAACAGGGACCTGAGACAACAAGGAGGAAAGCGAAAGCGGACCGCGCGGCGTCTAATTCAGGAAGGGGAACTGTGCCAGCAGCACAGACGACGGGAGTAAAACTATGGGACAGAAACAGTCTATGGAACAGGGATATTTTATAACTGCCTTGCAGACTCTTATGAAGGAGAAGGGAATTAAGGTTTCTCAGTCAGCCCTTAGGGAATTTTTTGACATAGTGCATGATTATTGCCCATGGTTTCCAGACGGGGGTAAAGTTGATTTAAAGGATTGGCAGCGAGTTGGTCAGgaacttaaaaatcaaatgaagattCATGGAGCTGCAGTTCCAGAGACTTTGTGGTCTACTTGGACCTGTATTAAGGAGGTCCTTGATCCGCAGGATTCTATTGAAATAGTTTCTCTTAGCTCGGAAGCAGCCCAACCCTTAGTGACTTCAGATGCTCCTCTCCCTCCAGAAACTACTTTCAATGCCCTTTCAGGACAGTCACGGGTGCCTTCACCTttacctcctctccccctcctagAACAGTTATCTATGCAAGATCCAGAAAATAATGATGACTCTCCTTTTGGGGATCAGGGGGATGATGGGCCGTATTTGGAAGACCAGAGGACGCCTGCCTTCTTGGCCCCTCTGGTCCAGAAGGTACCTTTAAAACGACCTTCTTTTCAGGCACAAGATAGAGGCTTACCTCGGCTGGCTTTCCCTATTACTCAGAATCAACAGTCCACTGAACCTTACCCCGTTATGGGAGCTACTCCTTTGCAGCAGACTCTGTATCAAGCAACACAGTATGGGGAAGACACCTCTGCTTTTCACGCTTACCCTGTTATTCAGCAGGGGGACAGAGAGTGTACTCTGCCCTAAGTTTTAAATTGCTGAAAGATTTGAAATCCTCTACAGCCCAGTATGGTCCAACAGCAACCTTTACCCTGCCTATGCTTGATAATTTGAGCAGGGAGGCATTGTGCCCAGGAGATTGGAAGGCCATTGCTCAGGCTTGTTTGAGTGTGGAAGATAACCTCTTGTGGAAAGCAGAATTTGCAGAGAATGCTGAAAAACAGGCTATGTATAATAAAAGAACTAACATACCAGTGGATTTCAACATGCTCACAGGTACAGGACAATATTATGATGTGGGCCTCCAGCTGAATTATCCTGAAATTGCGTATAATCAAATTAATACCTGTGCCATTACAGCTTGGAAAAAACTCCCCTCCACAGGGGGAAGAACTGAGGAATTGTCTAAAATTAGCCAAGGGCCAGATGAGAAGTACCAGGATTTCGTTGGGCGCCTTTTGACTGCAGTCAGTCGTATCGTTACTGATGGGGAGGCAGGTACCATTATTGTAAAACAACTAGCTTATGAAAATGCTAATTCTGCATGTCAGACAGCCATTCGTCCTTGGAAAAATCAGGGTACCTTGGAGGATTatatcaggctatgtgctgagaTTGGACCATCTTATATTCAGGGCATTACCATCAGCCGCCTTAAGGGGAATGGACCCCTTACAGGTGCATGCCCAGCTTCAGGGTAAAAACGTAAGAACTAATCCAAGGAAGTTGGGTGGAATAGTGTGTTTCAAATGTGGCCAAAAGGGCCATATGAAGGCCCAATGTCGTAGTAAAGAAATAATTCCAACTACCCCCGGTTTGCCAAGTGGCCCTAACATTAATAATAAGCCGGCAATTATTTGTCCCAGACGTAGATGGGGGTATCACTGGGTCAATGAATGCCGCTCTAAAACTGATTGTAATGGCAAACCTCTTCAGGGAAACTGGAAGCAGGGCCAGCTGCAGGCCCGTCAAACAATTGCAGCAATGTTCCCACAGGCACCTTCTCACCCATTGTGTCCAACACTGGAGACCTCCCAGGTATTAGCCAACTACACCGCGGTACCCCCGCCAGTGAAGGACTAGATCTTACCCCAGCTCAGTCCGTTTACCTAGAAGGAGGTCAGCCCCCAAAGCCATCCCCACAGGGATATGGGGACTTCTACCCAGGAATACTTGGGGGTTATTATTGGGAAGATCCAGCTGGACTCTTAAGGGATTGATGATCTATCCTGGAGTTATTGATGAAGATTAcactggagaaataaaaattttggccAGCTTAACTATGGGAACTTTGGTGCTTGAGCCCAAGACTCCCATAGCACAATTGATCTTGATACCCCGGATATCCTCCAATAATAAGGCTGTTAAACCTTATCGGGGAAATCAAGGGTTCAGCTCCACAGATCTTTATTGGGCTAAAGTGATCTCTGTAGAAAAGCCCATGCTTACATTGCATATCCAAGGAGTCCCTTTTGAGGGACTAGTGGATACAGGTGCAGATGTCTCAGTTATTGCTCAAAAAAATTGGCCTGTCACATGGCCTACTCAAGTGACTAATATTCCAATTAAAGGTGTTGGTTATGCCTCTGCTCTGTTGCAAAGCTCTGATTATTTACATTGGAGACTGCCTGATGGTATGACTGGAACTTTTCAGCCTTTTGTTTTGAATATAGATCTTAATCTCTGGGGCAGGGACGTATTAACTGCAATGAATTTGACTCTGGAGACTAAGGCAGTCCCGATTCAAAAACAGACTAATCTTGCTATGCACCTTATGAAGGAAATGGGCTATATTGAGGGGAAAGGCTTAGGGAAGGAGTTGCAGGGGAATCCTGAGCCATATGTCCCCAAGCCTAAAAGAGACCATTTTGGATTGGGTTTTTCCTAGGGCCATTGGAAACTCCCCATGCTATGCCTTTCCAGTGGATGACTTCCACTCCAGCGTGGGTTGACCAATGGCCCTTACCTACTGTTAAGAGGGAGGCTGCTGCTCACCTCATAGAGGAACAACTGCAATTAGGTCATTTAGTTCCCTCCACCAGTCCCTGGAACACCCCAATCTTTGTGAttagaaaaaagtcaaataaatggaGGTTGCTGCAAGATTTGAGAGCAATTAATGCTGTCATGAAGCCCATGGGGGCTTTGCAACCCGGCCTCCCTTCCCGATCGCCCATTCCTTTACAATATCAATTACTAGTTTTGGacttaaaagattgtttttttacCATTCCGTTGGCCCCTGGCGACGGAGAACATTTTGCATTCTCCCTGCCTTCCACTAACTTACAGGAACCTGCTAAGCAGTATCAGTGGAAAGTCTTACCTCAAGGCATGGCTAACAGTCCGACTTTATGTCAAGAGTTTGTGGCCAGAGCAATTACCCCTTTTAGACAGAGTTTTCCCCATGTATATTGTATCCATTATGTGGATGACTTACTTTTGGCTGCTGAAACTGAGGAATTATTACAGgaggcttttatttctcttcaaagatGCCTTAAAGCATATAATTTGATTGTTGCCCCTGAGAAAGTTCAAAGGGAAGCTCCTTTTGAATACCTAGGGTATCTCATCTCCAAATCAACTGTCCGACCTCAGAAAGTATCAATTAGAACCAGACatttgactacttttttttttttcaacgtttatgtatttttgagacagagagagacagagcatgaacgggggaggggcagagagagagggagacacagaatcggaaacaggctccaggctctgagccatcagcccagaggctgacgcggggctcgaactcccggaccgcgagatcgtgacctggctgaagtcggacgcttaaccgactgcgccacccaggcgccctgacatttGACTACTtaaatgattttcagaaattattagGAGATATAAACTGGATTAAAAATACACCAGGGGTCACCACAGAACAATTACTGCCTTTGTTTAATATTCTAAAAGGAGATAGTTCTCCAGCATCCCCGCGAAGTCTCACTCAAGAAGCTAAAGAAGCTATAAGACATATAGAACAGGCCATTCAGCAGGCCCAAGTCACTAGAATTGACCTTTCTCAGCCTTTGTATCTAATAATATTAAAACCTCAGGTCATCCCCTTTGCAATTCTGTGGCAATCTCATGGCCCACTTGAATGGCTACATTTAGCCTTACACTCTCTGCATGTCATTAATCCTTTGCTATCTATGGTTTGTCTTTCCATCATTAGAGGAAGATCTCGAGCTGTTCAGCTCTTTGGACATGATCCAGAATTTATTGCATGTGGCTTTCTGACACAGAAGCTGGTGGACGCTGCTTTTGCCCAGTCCATCGAATGGCAACTTGCCTTGGCTAATTTTACAGgtcaaattaaatttcatttacctTCTGATTCTTTAATACAAGGTTTCAGTCTTACAGATATTTTGCCCTATAATCCTATTGTTTGTCATCCGATTGAAGATGCTGCTTCCATTTTTGTGGATGCTAGTAAAGAGGGTAAAATTGCAGTGTATTATGTCACTTCCCAACATAAAAATTTGATCACTTTAAATTATACGACTAAATCTGTCCAAAGGGCCAAGCTTTATGCTGTACAGGTAGCCATAAAAACTTACCTGGAATCTATAAATGTCTATTCTGACAGTCAAAACGTTGTCAAAGCCATGTTGCAGCTTCCCACTGCCTTTATACTGACAGCAGATGAGGAACTTTATCATCTATTTCATGCTAtacaaaaatttcttaatttacGGCACAGTCCAATTTATATTTCCCACATTCGAGCTCACACCGACCTGCCTGGTCCCCTAGTTGCTGGGAATCGGATAGCCGATGCAGCAACCCATTTATTGCAAGTTCTGCCCATTACCACTCCTTTGGAAACAGCCAAAAGGAGTCATGATAATTTTCATCAGAATGCGGCAGCCCTTTGACGAGAATTCAAAACATCTCGTGCAGCGGCCAGACAAATTGTTAAACAATGCGGCATCT
Coding sequences:
- the LOC128314391 gene encoding uncharacterized protein LOC128314391 isoform X2, producing the protein MGQKQSMEQGYFITALQTLMKEKGIKVSQSALREFFDIVHDYCPWFPDGGKVDLKDWQRVGQELKNQMKIHGAAVPETLWSTWTCIKEVLDPQDSIEIVSLSSEAAQPLVTSDAPLPPETTFNALSGQSRVPSPLPPLPLLEQLSMQDPENNDDSPFGDQGDDGPYLEDQRTPAFLAPLVQKVPLKRPSFQAQDRGLPRLAFPITQNQQSTEPYPVMGATPLQQTLYQATQYGEDTSAFHAYPVIQQGDRECTLP